One window of Thermoplasmatales archaeon genomic DNA carries:
- a CDS encoding DUF2079 domain-containing protein: MFRDFEKRIKTRLTADNYSVAIALTLSAIFFTVYSYFSILRYFSLNATAWDLGVHLQALNNAFSTKPFYSSLLGESLMGQHFQPFAYIVLIFYKVAPSPITLLVIQSFFVAFAGFFLYDISNRILRKMYGDNKLAQMFPAILTFSFLISPFTFSPVLFDFHYLALLPFFYFITIDSFLAGKKLLHIIGLAFIISLHSNFVYIVACILVFELILIMSQKKHGYFLGWNPERKMTYYLKITAVSVVVLYFYLVLAGFAKGVYLGAPHFSFLPGTGEAGAPSSTPLGLLLSIFRSPDKVVGLLKSNYLSKVYFFMLVIGTTGIISIIYLPALIPILPYIMYAVFSSYGPYYQLGYQYTAMIEPMFYVSAALSVLWLMKTVPKIRYAKLRNILKRYSIGISLFLVVAILIAIPFSPVSPNSIYHAGKLGPLPNLRNFEVTPATDLIFEIGNELPRNASLLTQNNLEPYFPSYVNVDATPYSPTVVPNVSNFTYLVIETSNFWSSYSPTIPSLYQYTNYYLQQGWSVLAESGPYSILAIQKQHTDSPLKFQPTKQNTSFHYISNTVNNSTNTSIINGSFDTGTLFPGNYTVNLTSYNVAKNFHYNITVNASGVLNTIPNSSEIYYNFTISGNGQMSFRFDNKFLLGSLGFRITITSKEQIPKLSSVSILQTSL; the protein is encoded by the coding sequence ATGTTTAGAGATTTCGAAAAAAGGATCAAGACAAGGCTAACTGCTGATAACTATTCTGTCGCCATAGCCCTGACTCTTTCGGCAATTTTCTTTACGGTATATTCGTATTTTTCAATATTGAGGTATTTTTCACTTAACGCCACTGCATGGGATCTTGGTGTGCATCTCCAGGCGTTAAATAATGCATTCAGTACCAAACCATTCTATTCCTCACTTTTGGGGGAAAGCTTGATGGGGCAGCATTTTCAGCCGTTTGCATACATAGTCCTTATATTTTATAAGGTTGCTCCAAGTCCAATAACACTTCTCGTGATCCAGAGCTTTTTCGTGGCCTTTGCCGGATTTTTCCTTTATGATATTTCAAACCGAATCCTTAGAAAAATGTATGGAGATAACAAACTAGCTCAAATGTTTCCAGCGATTTTGACATTTTCCTTTCTCATTTCGCCGTTTACTTTTAGTCCGGTTCTCTTTGACTTCCATTACCTCGCCTTATTACCATTCTTTTATTTTATTACAATTGATTCTTTCCTTGCCGGAAAGAAACTTCTTCATATTATTGGACTAGCTTTCATAATTTCTTTACATTCAAATTTTGTATACATTGTTGCCTGTATTCTTGTATTCGAACTCATACTCATAATGTCGCAGAAGAAGCACGGATACTTTCTAGGATGGAATCCAGAAAGGAAAATGACTTATTACCTCAAGATAACGGCTGTTTCAGTCGTCGTGTTATACTTCTATCTGGTACTTGCCGGTTTTGCAAAAGGCGTATACCTTGGTGCACCACATTTCTCATTTTTACCAGGAACCGGTGAAGCCGGGGCACCATCGTCCACACCTCTCGGACTTCTTTTATCAATTTTCAGATCTCCTGATAAAGTCGTAGGGCTTCTAAAATCCAACTATCTGAGCAAGGTTTATTTCTTTATGCTCGTCATAGGTACCACCGGAATAATATCAATTATTTATCTGCCAGCGCTCATCCCTATTTTACCGTATATTATGTACGCGGTTTTTTCAAGCTATGGCCCATACTATCAGCTCGGCTACCAATACACCGCCATGATAGAACCCATGTTCTATGTGTCTGCTGCACTCTCTGTTTTATGGCTTATGAAGACTGTGCCAAAAATTAGATATGCAAAGTTAAGGAATATTCTTAAGAGGTATTCTATTGGCATCTCATTATTTCTTGTAGTTGCAATACTTATAGCGATTCCTTTCAGTCCTGTTTCCCCAAACAGTATATATCATGCTGGAAAACTTGGGCCTCTGCCTAATCTCAGAAACTTTGAAGTTACTCCGGCTACTGATCTGATCTTCGAGATAGGAAACGAATTGCCCCGAAATGCATCTCTGTTGACCCAAAATAACCTGGAACCATATTTTCCAAGTTATGTTAATGTGGACGCTACACCTTACTCTCCAACCGTTGTACCGAACGTTTCGAATTTCACCTATTTAGTTATAGAAACGTCAAATTTTTGGTCGTCATATTCACCAACTATACCCAGTTTGTATCAGTATACCAATTACTATCTTCAACAAGGATGGAGTGTTCTTGCGGAAAGCGGGCCCTACTCAATATTAGCTATCCAAAAACAACATACAGATTCTCCCTTAAAGTTTCAGCCTACAAAGCAAAACACGAGTTTTCATTACATTTCTAATACAGTCAATAATTCAACAAATACGAGCATTATCAACGGTAGCTTTGACACTGGTACATTATTCCCAGGTAATTATACGGTCAACCTAACTTCTTACAACGTAGCAAAAAATTTCCATTACAACATAACCGTGAATGCTTCCGGAGTTCTCAACACAATCCCTAATTCGTCGGAAATCTATTACAACTTCACAATTAGCGGAAATGGTCAGATGT